A segment of the Bos javanicus breed banteng chromosome 22, ARS-OSU_banteng_1.0, whole genome shotgun sequence genome:
cagcagatgaactaGTAAACCAAATACATTTACGTAACAGATAGGTGGCGTACATTTACAGTGGGatagtattcagccataaaaacaaatgaggttctgacacatgctgcaaTGTGGATGAACATTGAAAAcgttgtgctaagtgaaagaaagaagcCAAACCCCAAAGGACAAACATTACCTGAGTTCCACAGTGATTCAGTATACGTATATGCCTGTTCTTTTtactattcttttccactgtgattTACCACGGGagactgaatacagttccctgtgctgtaccagGACCGCGTTGTTTATTGTGCATATGTAATACTTTGCATCGGCACATCCCAGGTTCTCAGTCtgttcctgcccccacccccgcaagtCTCTTCTCTGTATGTGAgcttgtttctgtttcacaggaCAGATGAGTTCATTTGCATCAtggtttagattccacatgtaagtgacaccatatggcatttgtctgtgtgtgtctgacctcactcagtatgacagcctctaggtccatccacgttgctgcaaatagcGTTAGTTCACTCTTTCttatggccgagtagtattctattgtatatacataccacatctttaccCATTAATCTTTCGACGGccatttagattgttttcatgtcttggctattgtgaacatgCTGTTATGAACttaggagtgcatgtatcttttcaaattactgttttgtccagatacatgcccaggggtgggattgctgtTATCATATAGCAACCCTaggttttaaggaacctccatactgttcttcatagtggctgtaccaatttacatttccagcgACAGTGTggaagggttccctttcctccataccctctccagcatatatgatttgtagatttttttttcatgattggcCATGAGTCACGTGTGAGGTAGTATCtccttgtaattttgatttgcatttctctaataattagccatGTGGAGTATCTTTTTATGTATCTGTTGACCATCTGTTTCAAGTATCTATTCTTGATACAATAacaaaactctcagcaaactggGGATGGAAAGAAAGTTCCTCAAACCTGATAGAAGGCATCtatgaaaaacctacagctaGCTTCATACTCAGCGATAAGACAATCACTTTAGCCCCTAAGATCGAGGTATGAGATAAGAATGTCTGTGCTCTCCATTTCTAGTTAACATTTAACTTGGAGGTTCTGGCCAGTACAGGTAAGcaggaaaataataaaaggcattcagattgggaaggaagaagtaaagctgtcTTTATTTGCAGACAACATAGAATTCTGTCTTCAGCTAAACTATCCATCACTTGTTGGAGTAGGATTCCCACAAAGAACTCAGAAAATtgacatcctgaaccctcttttGTTAGGAAGTTACTTGAAGATGTATCCCACTCAGATTAGGAGGAAGCCAAGGGaatggggagaaaggagaggatcGTAGAAGGAACAGCTCTGACTCTGGTCAGCTCCAGCGTGGGAGCTCCGTGGCAGGCCTGGAGAACACTCCACATCAGAGCACGAGGGGAAGCCCAGGAAACAAAGAATATTGTAGACCGGGGGCATTCAGGCTTGAACAGAATTGAAGCTCTGCAAAAGACAAAGGGAAGAAGTTATGAAGGCGGAAGCCTGTAGGAGAGGCAAGTTACCTATGTAAGGAAGCCAGGGTATGGTTATGAAGCCCACTGAAGTGAGGTATGCATTTAAGTAATGTGAGAAAAGAAGAATCCATTACACGTTGATGTTTCAAGGGTTTTTTCCCTCCTAAAAGAGACCAGGGTTTAAAAGCAGtgtcctcctggagaaggaaatgggccaAAGAAAAGGATGTTCTTGGTCTGGCATACTGACATATTCTTAAAGGCTTGTCACCGATTGTCAGATCATAATGCCGATTTTGTGCACCAAGAGTGTAAAACGAGACATGTAGCTGATAGTAGGTTGGACTATGGAAATCAGATGAAGGGCAGCCTGGACCTTTTTAACAACCAAAGAAACTCATTGAGTTAGATTTCTAGGTGCTGTGTTTCAGCTCCTTTGGTAATGATCCAGAAGAAACCAAGGACAAGCTGTTTGATAAAAATGGACACAACAAACTTGCATGAGTACTGTGTGGAAAATAGCTGTTTCCACTTCGGAATGCTGGTGCTTTGCTGAGGCCGAAGTTCTGCCTGGTGAGCCTAGACTAGCCTGATCCTCAGTGCAGAGACATGTTTTTGAGGGCTGTCTTGGAGGAGTCTTGACGTCTCTCTTGATGACACTGTCAGGCAGAAGGAAACCGGAtctagaggaggacagaggagatgaCAGCAGTGTGGGGCAGTTCAGTCAGTGGAGGTTAGATTATGTTGGTGTGGGTGTGTCACTGGGAAGATACAGTTCTTCTGAATGGTACAGAAGGCAATAGTTGAaagcaggagagataagaggaTGGGAAGTAAAAACGAATTTATCCAAAATCAAAGGTGAATGGTGGACTAAGGATGAGGAATGAGCGGTGAGGTATGTTCTGGAAAGATGCCCGCCACTCATTGTTCCTACCGTGGCTTCAGGGCAGGTGATGACTGTGTGTGGAGGGCCAGCAAGGGCCAGCAATCTGTGCTGAATGGACCCAGCCTCTGTGGACATTTGTTGACTGGCTGCCTCTTTTTCCCCAACAGGAGTGGTATCCGTCTGTTTCGAGGGGGACAGTGACGGTTACATCAACTTGGTGGCCTACCCGTACGTGGAAAGTGAGACCGTGGAGCCGGATGACACACCGGAGCGGGAGCAGCCTCGGCGCAAGCACTCCCGCCGGAGCCTGCACCGGTCGGGCAGTGGCAGTGACCACAAGGAGGAGAAAGCCAGCCTGCCCCTCGAAACCTCAGAGAGGTAAGGGGGTGGTGAGCAGGGCTGGCAGTTCACGTCTGGTGCTATGAGCACAGATACTCAGCGTATCTCTGGTGTCCTGATGCGTCACGGGGAAGCAGGGCTCAAGGTGGAGGGACGATGGCTGATGTTCGCAGGTTCACCCCATCGTGCCACCTGCCGCCCACGTGTTCCATCGCCCCAGTGAAGCCCGCTTCTGAGTTTGGCTGTACTGGTCGAGAGAGAGAACGGAGTTCTCTCAGCTCTTTGGAAGCAAGAACaccctgttgttttcctccagctTTGTTATATCTTGCTTCCCAAGGCAGAGGTGGAGGCACTGGCCTGACCGCAGAGCCCAGAGGCAGAGTGCAGCCAGGCCCATGCTCTAAGGGTTTTGGAGTCAGATCTCAGAGACTCTGATATCACCGTTAACCCTTGCCCTGCATCTAAAATTCAGTGTATTGAATTGGAATTTGAATTTTCTTACAGATCaggaaaaagaattatttttcttgataTATCATGCAAAAAATGTGAACCCCCACAAGCGTGGCCACAGTCAAAAGGATAGACAGTGACAGTTTTGTTGAGgttatggagaaactggaaccctcctATGTTgcagatgggaatgtaaaatagtgctgCCATTCTGGAAGACAATTTAAGCAGTTTTTCAAAAAGTTACATGCAGCAACTGCAGTCCTAGGTATATGCCCAAGAGAACTGAAGGAAAACAGTCACGTGTAAACTGTGTACGCAATTACTTACAGCAGCGTTATTCCTAAGAGCCCCAAGCTGGAAACAGCCTGAATGTCTATCAGTTGATGAATGGATGGATTAAATGTGGTATTGGATATCACTCAGCAGCGAGAAGGAATGGAATACTGACACAGGCTACActatgaatgaaccttgaaaacatatgtcaagtggaagaagccagtcacagaaaacCACATATTGTATGGTTCCATTTACTTAAAATGTTCAGAATCGGTAAATCCACATCTTTTCTGtccaagagacagaaagtaggtcaGTGAATGCCAGGGGTTGAGGGGGCAGGGTTGATGAGAAGTCGCTACTGCTAATGGTGACAAGATTTGTTGTGAGGGTgatgaaaatttataaatattagatagtggtgatgtttTCTAACCTTGtgactatacttaaaaaaaaaaaaactgaattgtaaaaataaataaaactaatgtAGTCAAAAAATAATGTGAGCTTTTTGAACCAAAGTGAAATCAAAATTGTATGATTAAATTACTTTGTACATACTTAATCTCACTCAAAAATAAGTTTCAGTGAGGGAAtccatggcagtccagtgattatgACTTGGCACATTCATTGTGagggcctgagttcgatcccagggaaatgaagatcctgcaagctgtgccacatggccccccaaaaaaaaaaaaaaaaatcagtaactaGACTGCTCTGTGACTTGACTTAGAATTAGGGCTTTTCTTAGACGTGGCAACACAGTTTCtctctcatcagatcagatcagtttaGCAGCGCTGGCTGCGCGCTCTCGCTTCTTACTACTTACACCATTTACTCACTTGAAGGGGCTCATGCTTCTGGGGCCGTGTGTCACCCGTCAGAAAGATCTGTGGATGGCACGTTAGACTTGATCCAGGCCCCCCCAACCCTATGTAGTGAGACCCCAGAGAATGACTCATCTGAGCCCCTTAGCAATGTGTATGTTCTTCCTTCTTAGCCCCCAAGAGGCAAAGAGTCCAAAGGTGGAGCTACACAGCCACTCGGACGTCCCTTTCCAGATGCTAGATGGCAACAGTGGTCTGAGTTCTGAGAAGATCAGCCACAACCCTTGGAGCCTGCGCTGTCACAAGCAGCAGCTGAGCCGCATGCGCTCCGAGTCCAAGGACCGAAAGCTCTACAGTATCCTTGTTACTGCTCCTCCAGCAGCGCCTGCTACTTGGGACCATGGCTTCTATGTCAGGGCGCCTCCCGGTACCATGGTCAGCACCCGCTCTGTTCCGGGGCTCGTCTTTTGTTCTTATCTCCCTTTACCATAGGCTCTTCTTCATATTTTCGTCATTTTTCCCCCCCTGCCTTTTGGGCCTGGTAAGACTGAAGCTTAAACTTGGCAGTCTAGAAAAGTGCTATCCAGTAGAACTCTGTGACAATGGAAGAACCCGTTTTAAAATCTGTGCTAGCCATTAGCGGTACTGTTACTGAAATGTGGCTGGTGTGACGGAGTTACtcaatttgtaatttatttaattaaaatctgCATTTAAGTCAGCAGCAGTGGATAGTGGCTGCCATATTTATCAGTGCGTGTCTAGAACCgggcgtgtgtgtgtctgcatatgAACACATGTACCCATGTCTATTTCTCCCCTCCcaacagatattttttttaaaaatgcgtTTTAGTGTTTTTTCTAAAGATAAACAATATACCAATGTAAAATAGTTTTAAGATAGCAGAGGTAAAAAAAGTATTATGAAATGAGAACTCTTAAAATGGGTTAGTGTTTTGAAACAGTGGACAATAAATAACTAAGACTTACTGAGAAACTGAGGGGAAGTGTGCTGAGCACTTCATATGTACTTACTGAGTTTTCCTGTCTTTTGAGGGAGGAACTGTTCTGACTCTCATTTATAGATGAGTGTATGGAAGCACGGGGGGATGTATTGTGCCCAGAGCCAGTGAGTGGAAAGGCAGGGTCCTACGCCCTCAGGCATCGTGAGATACTACTGCAGCCTTCTTCGAGTTTTATTGTTGCTTGTTTATAAATCATAGCAGGCAATGAGGCTAGTTAAAAGCCGCATGTAATGAATTTCACATTACTTTTTAAAGGGTTAGAGGATATGAAAATGTTCATCATCAGATTGATGCCGAGGGTCTTACCCTCTAAGACCAGGTGATTGCTCCATAGTCCAAAATGTGGAACTGAGGGCTCGGCTGTGAGCCTCGAAGATGACTGTTGGCAGACCTGTGACAAGCCAGTACCTTTATCTAAGATCATTGCAGACAGGAGATGTAGATGAAGTCTTGGATGTAAACAGAAGATCCTGGAAGTACTAAGGGATAAGTTTAAGTATATGGCTTGAAGTTTAGTCagaaaatggcaagagtgaaattTAAATCCAGCTTTTTCTAAAGATTCCTGTTTGGGAATGTTAAATCTGAGTCATTTTTGCAGTAGAGCTACAAAGGAAGTTTCTTACTTCTTAGGCCTGAATGAGGCACTGGATTGAGCAGGGTCTTGGTTTATTGATGGTGCTAGGGATGTTTGTGAAACTCCCAAATTTTCTTTGGTTTACTTCTGTATGTCTGCAAGACAGagctaaagaataaaattaaaatgatgacaTCAAAAAATGTGGCAAATACATACGattaaaatttattcataaaaagGCATGAAATTTTGTCACATGCTACAAACCTCAAAACCAATTTGCTAAGTGAAGTAGCCAGATATAAAGGGGAAAATATTCTGTGACTCCGCTGATACGAATTACCTAGGACGGGCACATTCGTAGCAACAAAAAGTAGAATAGTGGTTTCCAGGGGATGAGGGGCGGGGGAGGAATACGAgttattgttttaatattatcTATTGGGAAGGGAGAAatacacatgtgtacatgtgttcatAGGCAGgtgcgcgcgcacgcacacacacacacacacacacacacacacacacactcccgaACAGTTCCTAATttctgtttgggaagatgaaaaggtTTTGGAGATTGGATGGTGGTGATAGTTGGCATACTTAAAGACCGTTAACCTGGTAAATGGTGTATGTGTTTTcccataataaaaatgttttcaaagaaataataagCCAGTTGTGTGACACCCACATTTGAGAGTCTGTGAGGTGAACACACGTTACATTTGAAGGGAGTGCCTTCTTTCGGAGTAAAACTGGATTGTCCGTTGCTGGCTGGGACTGCTGGCGAGTATGGTCGTTATTCCCCTTGACTGCGGCCCAGAGTTCCTCCTGCTTGAGAACGTGGTGCACCACTTCAAGTACCCCTGCGTGCTGGACCTGAAGATGGGCACCCGGCAGCATGGCGATGACGCATCCGCCGAGAAGGCTGCGCGGCAGATGCGGAAGTGCGAGCAGAGTACGTCGGCCACGCTGGGCGTCAGGGTCTGTGGCATGCAGGTGAGTCGGCCTTGGCGAGAGCCTCGGTGCTTGTGTGTtcggggttgtgtgtgtgtgcctgcttgcTGTCCGTGCCGGGGGTCCCCCCGGCCCACAGTGGGCCAGAGTCTCCTCTGGGAGGATGAGTCCCCTGGGGGGCGTTGAGTGCCTGTTTGCAGATTTGTTCCCTGAGCCCTCTCGTCCTTAACCGGGGACCCTGGACTGGGCTCGAGTGCAGAACCACTGTGAGAGCCTGTTGCCTTGACATTGGGGCAACTAAGACTCTTGTGTGTCAGCACGATCGATATTCCTAGTTTGAGTCCAGCTGGTCTCCCGGAGATCCCCACAGGTAATGGCGGAACACCTGCAGGCCTGGTCTCCGCACTCTCCTGCCTTTACCACAGGAAAGCTCAGGGCAAACTTGGCCTGCTCACTCCAGCTGTGCAGGGTAGAGCAGAAAAGCGCAGGTTGGTCAGAAGTACTTTCCAGACCGCACCTTCCCAGGGCCCTGTGAGGTCTTCAGACCTCCCTGGTACTCACCCGCCTGTCTCCTGGGGTTTTAGGTGTACCAGCTGGACACGGGGCATTACCTCTGCAGGAACAAGTACTACGGCCGTGGGCTCTCCATCGAAGGCTTCCGCAACGCCCTCTATCAGTACCTGCACAACGGCCTGGACCTGCGGCGTGACCTTTTTGAGCCCATCCTGAGCAAACTGCGGGGCCTGAAGGCCGTGCTGGAGCGGCAGGCCTCCTACCGCTTCTACTCTAGCTCCCTGCTTGTCATCTATGACGGCAAGGAGTGCCGGTCTGAGTCCTACCTGGACCGCAGGTCTGAAATGCGTATGAAGCACCTGGACACCAGCCTCCCGGAGGTGGCCCCGCCCTGTAGCCCTAGCACCAGCCTCAGCAGCACCAGCCCGGAGGCGGGCCCCTTCTCTCCGCCCAAGGTGGACGTCCGCATGATCGACTTTGCACACAGCACGTTCAAGGGCTTCCGAGATGACCCCACAGTGCATGATGGGCCCGACCGAGGCTATGTTTTCGGCCTGGAGAACCTCATCAGCATCATGGAACAGATGCGGGACGAGAACCAGTAGGCCCAGCTCGGGGCCCCCCAGACCCCTTTCCTCTCCACCCGCAGGCAGGGACCATTGCTCTCAACTCGCCGTGAGGACACACAGACTTGCTTTTAAAGGGTTATATTTCTCTTTAGTGTAaactaaaagaaatgtttttagctGTAGCCTGGAATCCATATATATAAAGTGACGGAGGGCAGAACACGTCCTCTTAGCCAGGCTGCCTAGCTCGACGGCTCTGACTGCTGTGTCCAGGTGGACTTAGGAAGGAAGAGGTGCCCCTGGTGGGCCTGGCAGCAGGGACAGGTTGCCCTTGGACTTTGGTTTCTCTTGCCCAGGTCTTTGGGGCTGTGACTGCAGGGTCCTGCTAGTAGCAGGGTGAAGCCCTGGGTTGGCGCAGGGCCCTTCCATGTTCATTCACCCCTGGCTCCTCAGTCACAGAAGGTTGGGTGCCCATCTCTTGGGGGACTTTGTAACCTGTGCTGTGGGTATTACCCATTTCTTTGACAGGTGTTCCCAGGGCACCAAGGGGCCAACTGTACACAGCTGGACCCTTCCTGGTTCTGACCTTGGCATGAGGCTAGATTGATGAAGCTGTGCTGAAGCCAGCTATGGCGGAGGGCAGGCTCTGGGATCCCCAGGCACTGTTTGGCACTTGAACCTGCTCCTGCCTGCACACCCCAGCCAGCCTTTCTCACCAAGATCCCTTGCCTAAGGAGGCCATCCCCTCTTGCCCCACTGGAGGGGACCGTGCTCTGTGTGCTGAGGAGAGTCAGCCTCCCAGCAGGCTTTGGGGCCTCTGATGGCTCTGACCCAGACAGTATTTGCAGCCCCTGGGCTGTGGGTAGGAATCCGCTTCCTCTGGCTTCTTGGGCAGCTCTGCTGCCTCGGAGAGACTGCTCCTTCCAGGGCTCAAAGGCTGTGGTCCGCTCAGGGTCTCACCTCTCCCCAGGCCAAGCTCAAGGCAGCAGCCCACTGTGAGGAGCTCCAGGCTTGTGAGGGAGAACTTTAGGCTTGTTTGCTTTTGAGGACATTGGGCGCTGGGTGCAGATGCCCAGATTCTGCTAACGAGAGTTTTGTCTTACCAGTACTGGGGTCCATCCGTCTGTCCATTCATCCATGTGCCAGCCCCTGTGATCTTTCCCCCTGGGGTGTAGCCTTGTTCAGTAGTGAGTATTGATTTCCCTCATGCTTCCC
Coding sequences within it:
- the IP6K1 gene encoding inositol hexakisphosphate kinase 1 isoform X2, yielding MCYILWPQCATGPQRNVCLSNHGSGAVWQERKSGRRPGSPPGALHPPGVVSVCFEGDSDGYINLVAYPYVESETVEPDDTPEREQPRRKHSRRSLHRSGSGSDHKEEKASLPLETSESPQEAKSPKVELHSHSDVPFQMLDGNSGLSSEKISHNPWSLRCHKQQLSRMRSESKDRKLYKFLLLENVVHHFKYPCVLDLKMGTRQHGDDASAEKAARQMRKCEQSTSATLGVRVCGMQVYQLDTGHYLCRNKYYGRGLSIEGFRNALYQYLHNGLDLRRDLFEPILSKLRGLKAVLERQASYRFYSSSLLVIYDGKECRSESYLDRRSEMRMKHLDTSLPEVAPPCSPSTSLSSTSPEAGPFSPPKVDVRMIDFAHSTFKGFRDDPTVHDGPDRGYVFGLENLISIMEQMRDENQ
- the IP6K1 gene encoding inositol hexakisphosphate kinase 1 isoform X1, giving the protein MCVCQTMEVGQYGKNASRAGDRGVLLEPFIHQVGGHSSMMRYDDHTVCKPLISREQRFYESLPPEMKEFTPEYKGVVSVCFEGDSDGYINLVAYPYVESETVEPDDTPEREQPRRKHSRRSLHRSGSGSDHKEEKASLPLETSESPQEAKSPKVELHSHSDVPFQMLDGNSGLSSEKISHNPWSLRCHKQQLSRMRSESKDRKLYKFLLLENVVHHFKYPCVLDLKMGTRQHGDDASAEKAARQMRKCEQSTSATLGVRVCGMQVYQLDTGHYLCRNKYYGRGLSIEGFRNALYQYLHNGLDLRRDLFEPILSKLRGLKAVLERQASYRFYSSSLLVIYDGKECRSESYLDRRSEMRMKHLDTSLPEVAPPCSPSTSLSSTSPEAGPFSPPKVDVRMIDFAHSTFKGFRDDPTVHDGPDRGYVFGLENLISIMEQMRDENQ